In Raphanus sativus cultivar WK10039 chromosome 5, ASM80110v3, whole genome shotgun sequence, the following proteins share a genomic window:
- the LOC108805408 gene encoding serine/threonine-protein kinase STY13 — protein sequence MASGGGGEAARSLEIGSDQKLGGVGSRSAGGGGGGGQYFRADTLDFSKWDLHMGQTSSSSSAAVKSSTSTKASMMHEWEIDLSKLDMKHVLAHGTYGTVYRGVYAGQQVAVKVLDWGEDGQSTAAETTALRASFEQEVAVWQKLDHPNVTKFIGASMGTSDLKIPPANDSSGRGNGGAHPARACCVVVEYVAGGTLKKFLIKKYRSKLPIKDVIQLALDLARGLSYLHSKAIVHRDVKTENMLLETNKTLKIADFGVARVEAQNPQDMTGETGTLGYMAPEVLEGKPYNRKCDVYSFGVCLWEIYCCDMPYADCSFAEISHAVVHKNLRPEIPKCCPQSVANIMKRCWDPNPDKRPEMEEVVKLLEEVNTSKGGGMIPPDKFQGFLCFCKPRGP from the exons ATGGCGTCAGGCGGCGGCGGAGAGGCGGCGAGATCGCTGGAAATCGGATCGGATCAGAAATTAGGGGGAGTAGGGAGCAGGAGcgctggaggaggaggaggaggaggtcaATACTTCAGGGCTGATACTCTTGATTTCAGTAAATGGGATTTGCATATGGGTCAaacctcctcttcctcctctgctgCCGTCAAGTCGTCCACATCCACAAAAGCTTCGATGATGCACGAATGGGAGATCGACCTCTCCAAACTCGATATGAAGCACGTTCTCGCCCACGGCACTTATGGCACTGTCTACCGCGGTGTCTACGCTGGCCAACAAGTCGCAG TGAAGGTGTTGGATTGGGGAGAAGATGGTCAATCAACAGCTGCTGAAACTACAGCTCTGCGCGCTTCTTTCGAGCAAGAGGTTGCCGTCTGGCAGAAGCTCGATCACCCCAACGTTACCAAG ttTATAGGAGCATCCATGGGGACATCTGATCTGAAGATCCCTCCAGCTAATGATTCTAGCGGACGTGGCAACGGAGGAGCACATCCTGCCAGGGCCTGTTGTGTTGTCGTTGAATACGTTGCTGGAGGCACCCTCAAGAAGTTCCTCATCAAGAAATATCGCAGCAAACTCCCCATCAAGGATGTCATTCAGCTCGCTTTGGATCTCGCTAGAGG GCTGAGTTACCTGCACTCCAAGGCGATAGTACATCGGGACGTGAAGACAGAGAACATGTTGCTTGAAACTAACAAGACGCTCAAGATTGCTGATTTCGGAGTTGCTAGAGTCGAAGCTCAAAACCCTCAAGACATGACGGGTGAAACTGGAACACTTGGATACATGGCACCTGAg GTTCTTGAAGGAAAGCCTTACAACAGGAAATGCGATGTGTATAGCTTTGGTGTATGCCTCTGGGAGATATACTGTTGTGACATGCCCTACGCTGACTGTAGTTTTGCTGAGATCTCTCATGCCGTCGTTCAtaag AATCTGAGACCAGAGATTCCGAAATGCTGCCCACAGTCAGTGGCAAACATAATGAAGAGATGCTGGGACCCGAATCCAGACAAGCGTCCGGAGATGGAGGAGGTAGTGAAGCTACTCGAAGAGGTGAACACAAGCAAAGGCGGTGGAATGATACCACCAGACAAGTTTCAGGGGTTCCTCTGTTTCTGTAAACCTCGTGGCCcctga
- the LOC108858696 gene encoding homocysteine S-methyltransferase 2-like, with protein MDDKILKKRPILVAASVGSSVRIYGDLITLETLKDFHRTLLHVLGESGADIIAFETIPSKVEAQAFAALLDEGDVEILRVSFNSKDGVNVVSGGDSIKECIALADVCEKVVAVGINCTSPRFMEGLVLEIGKVTSKPILVYPNSGERYDANRKSGL; from the exons ATGGATGATAAGATTCTTAAAAAGCGACCTATACTAGTTGCAGCATCAGTTGGTAGCTCTG TGAGAATCTATGGTGATTTGATCACACTGGAAACACTCAAAGATTTCCACCGGACACTATTGCACGTTCTGGGAGAGTCTGGTGCTGATATAATAGCATTTGAGACCATTCCAAGCAAGGTAGAGGCTCAG GCATTTGCTGCCCTGTTAGATGAAGGGGACGTGGAGATTCTAAGGGTTTCGTTTAACTCCAAGGATGGGGTGAACGTGGTTAGTGGAGGAGATTCCATCAAGGAGTGTATCGCCTTAGCTGACGTCTGTGAGAAAGTAGTGGCGGTTGGGATCAACTGCACCTCTCCAAGATTCATGGAGGGCCTAGTCTTGGAGATAGGAAAG GTGACGAGCAAGCCTATACTAGTGTATCCAAACAGCGGAGAAAGATATGATGCTAACCGGAAGAGTGGGTTGTAA